A genomic stretch from Deinococcus ruber includes:
- a CDS encoding vWA domain-containing protein, whose amino-acid sequence MKLNAGAGLLLPLLLAACTPKDVPTLTLMGGSELTDLKPILDDVAKTAGVKLAIQYTGTLDGTEQLLSGAKPDLVWFASARYLQLQPGMQGRVVSSEKIMLSPVLLGVKTSDAKKWGWVGKPPSWKEIAARAASGELNYGMANPAASNSGLSALIGVAAAISGKGDAITAADVTSGELKGFFRGQALTAGSSGWLSDAYVQDQARLNGLINYESVLLSMNAGGKLQEPLTLIYPADGLITADYPLLLLNRERQPEYQKLVDALKSPAIQQRIMDETRRRPVNTAVKLSSQFPSSLNIELPYPGSASAINAILSAFLQDTRRPASTIFVLDTSGSMGGDRMDGLKTALLGLSGADTTLTGQFSGFAARERVTIIPFSSGVEVPRTTDIGTAAQKAAALASLRGQIDALDANGGTNIYGALEAAYRAAQLQADSGRYTSIVLMTDGERNQGPSPEQFRQFFAGLPAAAKSVKTFTILFGDGNKQEMNDIATLTGGRSFDGTRDLQAAFKQIRGYQ is encoded by the coding sequence ATGAAGCTAAATGCGGGTGCGGGCCTGCTCCTCCCGCTGCTGCTGGCTGCCTGCACGCCCAAAGACGTGCCCACTCTGACGCTGATGGGCGGCTCGGAGCTGACCGACCTGAAGCCGATTCTGGACGACGTGGCGAAGACGGCGGGGGTGAAACTGGCGATTCAGTACACCGGCACGCTTGACGGCACCGAGCAGCTTCTGAGCGGCGCGAAACCCGATCTGGTGTGGTTTGCCAGCGCCCGCTATCTGCAACTTCAACCGGGGATGCAGGGCCGGGTGGTGTCGTCTGAAAAGATCATGCTGTCGCCCGTGCTGCTGGGCGTGAAGACCTCGGACGCGAAAAAGTGGGGCTGGGTGGGCAAGCCGCCGAGCTGGAAGGAGATTGCAGCGCGGGCGGCCAGCGGTGAGCTGAACTACGGCATGGCGAATCCGGCGGCCAGCAACAGCGGCCTGTCGGCGCTGATCGGCGTGGCGGCGGCCATCAGCGGCAAGGGTGACGCCATCACCGCTGCCGACGTAACAAGCGGCGAACTCAAGGGGTTTTTCCGGGGGCAGGCGCTCACGGCGGGGTCGAGCGGCTGGCTGTCCGACGCCTACGTGCAGGATCAGGCGCGGCTGAACGGCCTGATCAACTACGAAAGCGTGCTGCTGAGCATGAACGCGGGCGGAAAGTTGCAGGAACCGCTGACGCTGATCTATCCGGCTGACGGCCTGATCACCGCCGATTACCCGCTGCTGCTGCTGAACAGGGAGCGGCAGCCCGAATATCAGAAACTGGTGGACGCGCTCAAGTCGCCCGCTATCCAGCAGCGCATCATGGATGAGACGCGGCGGCGGCCCGTCAATACAGCGGTGAAGCTGTCCAGCCAGTTTCCCAGCAGTCTGAACATCGAGTTGCCGTATCCCGGCAGTGCCAGCGCCATCAATGCCATTCTCAGCGCCTTTTTGCAGGACACCCGGCGGCCCGCCAGCACCATTTTCGTGCTCGATACCAGCGGCAGCATGGGCGGCGACCGTATGGACGGCCTGAAAACGGCGCTGCTGGGCCTCAGCGGGGCCGACACCACCCTGACCGGGCAGTTCTCGGGCTTCGCGGCCCGCGAGCGCGTGACCATCATTCCGTTCAGCTCCGGCGTCGAAGTGCCGCGCACCACCGACATCGGCACGGCGGCGCAGAAGGCGGCGGCGCTGGCCTCGCTGCGGGGGCAGATCGACGCGCTCGATGCAAACGGCGGCACCAACATCTACGGCGCTCTGGAGGCCGCGTACCGCGCCGCGCAGTTACAGGCCGACTCCGGCCGTTACACCAGCATCGTGCTGATGACCGACGGTGAGCGTAACCAGGGGCCGAGTCCCGAGCAGTTCCGGCAGTTTTTTGCTGGCCTGCCCGCTGCGGCGAAGTCGGTCAAGACCTTCACCATCCTGTTCGGAGACGGCAACAAGCAGGAAATGAACGACATCGCCACGCTCACCGGGGGCCGCAGCTTCGACGGCACCCGCGACCTTCAGGCGGCCTTCAAGCAGATTCGGGGCTACCAGTGA
- a CDS encoding toxic anion resistance protein, producing the protein MTDDANAPMQLTPPETLQAPAAVPTVTPQQSPEMVPLKEQDRAALDERAQNFMAQLLSADVHSGVFQEKATAIHNLGADEIRQAASMSSRMLERPMRETKLGSLAEGAQVAKGLTDLRRTIEDLDPSRAGDLFSVRKLLGILPFGSNIQSYFDRYTSAQGHLNAILNTLARSQDELRKDNAAIEQEKVNLWNLMQKLRQYVYVGRAVDTALTEKLAALDSTDPEKARIVREELLFAVRQRVTDLLTQLAVSVQGYLALDLVRRNNLELIKGVDRASTTTVSALRTAVIVAQALANQKLVLDQVTALNTTTANMIEGTSRLLKTQGAAIQQQASSATINVDRLKAAFDNIYSALDDVSTYRLKALDNFSRSIDTLQAQVDGAQKYLDRERSQASKEVGSQLDVAGAADLKL; encoded by the coding sequence ATGACCGATGACGCCAATGCCCCGATGCAGCTCACGCCCCCCGAAACGCTTCAGGCTCCGGCGGCAGTGCCCACCGTCACGCCGCAGCAGAGTCCGGAGATGGTGCCCCTGAAGGAGCAGGACAGAGCGGCGCTGGACGAGCGGGCGCAGAATTTCATGGCGCAGCTTCTGAGTGCCGACGTTCACAGCGGCGTCTTTCAAGAGAAGGCCACCGCCATTCATAATCTGGGAGCCGACGAGATCCGGCAGGCGGCCAGCATGAGCAGCCGCATGCTGGAACGCCCGATGCGCGAAACCAAGCTGGGGTCGCTGGCCGAGGGCGCACAGGTGGCAAAGGGCCTGACCGACCTGCGCCGCACCATCGAAGACCTCGACCCGTCGCGAGCGGGCGACCTGTTCAGCGTTCGCAAGCTGCTGGGAATCCTTCCCTTCGGCAGCAACATCCAGTCGTACTTCGACCGCTATACCTCGGCGCAGGGCCACCTGAACGCCATCCTGAACACGCTTGCACGCAGTCAGGACGAGCTGCGTAAGGACAATGCGGCCATCGAGCAGGAGAAGGTCAATCTCTGGAATCTGATGCAGAAACTGCGCCAGTACGTGTACGTGGGCCGCGCCGTCGATACGGCCCTGACCGAAAAGCTGGCGGCCCTCGACAGCACCGACCCCGAGAAAGCCCGCATCGTGCGCGAGGAACTGTTGTTTGCGGTTCGTCAGCGGGTCACTGATCTGTTGACCCAGCTCGCGGTGAGCGTGCAGGGCTATCTGGCGCTCGATCTGGTGCGCCGCAATAATCTCGAACTGATCAAGGGCGTGGACAGGGCCAGCACCACCACCGTCAGTGCGCTGCGAACCGCCGTGATCGTGGCTCAGGCGCTCGCCAATCAGAAACTGGTGCTCGATCAGGTAACGGCGCTGAACACCACCACCGCCAACATGATCGAGGGCACCAGCCGCCTGCTCAAGACCCAGGGCGCGGCCATTCAGCAGCAGGCGAGCAGCGCCACCATCAATGTCGACCGGCTCAAGGCGGCCTTTGACAACATCTATTCGGCGCTCGACGACGTTTCGACGTACCGCCTGAAGGCGCTCGACAACTTCTCGCGGAGTATCGACACGCTCCAGGCACAGGTGGACGGTGCTCAGAAGTATCTCGACCGAGAGCGTTCGCAGGCGTCGAAGGAAGTCGGCAGCCAGCTCGATGTGGCCGGAGCCGCCGACCTGAAGTTATGA